The Kocuria sp. TGY1127_2 genome includes a window with the following:
- a CDS encoding (deoxy)nucleoside triphosphate pyrophosphohydrolase has protein sequence MDSSEQKYPVQVVGAALVDDISAPTRLLAAQRSAPAALDGLWEFPGGKVEPGEDLLEGLHRELSEELGIEAELFDEVEGPHPQGWPLNERLAMRVFIGTITTGDPRPLQDHRQLQWVPLDDRQRLRALPWIPADLPIVDALIHKVS, from the coding sequence GTGGATAGCTCCGAACAGAAGTACCCGGTGCAGGTTGTAGGCGCCGCGCTCGTCGACGACATATCGGCCCCAACTCGGCTATTGGCAGCTCAACGTTCTGCACCCGCTGCCCTCGACGGATTGTGGGAATTCCCTGGCGGAAAAGTCGAGCCGGGTGAGGATCTGCTGGAGGGCCTGCATCGCGAATTGAGCGAAGAGCTGGGCATAGAAGCGGAGCTCTTCGACGAGGTCGAAGGCCCCCACCCACAAGGGTGGCCTCTCAACGAAAGACTCGCCATGAGGGTGTTCATTGGCACCATTACGACCGGCGACCCTCGGCCGCTTCAAGATCACCGCCAATTGCAGTGGGTTCCCCTGGACGACAGGCAGAGACTTCGGGCCCTTCCCTGGATCCCAGCCGACCTGCCGATCGTCGACGCCCTTATCCACAAGGTGAGCTGA
- the rplT gene encoding 50S ribosomal protein L20 — protein sequence MARVKRAVNAHKKRRTTLDRASGYRGQRSRLYRKAKEQVTHSLVYSYDHRRKKKGDFRRLWIQRINAAARAEGLTYNRFIQGLKAAEVEVDRRMLAELAVNEPTAFKALIDIAKNNLPEDTSAAKAA from the coding sequence GTGGCACGTGTGAAGCGGGCGGTAAACGCCCATAAGAAGCGTCGTACAACTCTGGACCGTGCGTCCGGCTACCGTGGGCAGCGTTCGCGCCTGTACCGCAAGGCCAAAGAGCAGGTTACGCACTCGCTCGTCTACAGCTACGACCACCGTCGCAAGAAGAAGGGCGACTTCCGCCGTTTGTGGATCCAGCGCATCAACGCGGCTGCTCGCGCCGAGGGTTTGACCTACAACCGTTTCATTCAGGGCCTCAAGGCCGCTGAAGTCGAGGTCGACCGTCGTATGCTCGCTGAGCTGGCCGTCAACGAGCCGACCGCTTTCAAGGCCCTCATCGACATCGCCAAGAACAACCTTCCCGAGGACACCTCCGCAGCCAAGGCCGCCTAA
- the rpmI gene encoding 50S ribosomal protein L35 yields MPKQKTHSGAKKRFKLTGSGKVKRQQANRRHYLEHKSSRLTRRLASDQIVTGGQAKVIKKMLTK; encoded by the coding sequence ATGCCGAAGCAGAAGACTCACTCTGGTGCCAAGAAGCGCTTCAAGCTGACAGGTTCGGGCAAGGTCAAGCGCCAGCAGGCCAACCGCCGCCACTACCTGGAGCACAAGTCCTCCCGTCTGACTCGTCGCCTCGCGAGCGATCAGATCGTCACGGGCGGTCAGGCCAAGGTCATTAAGAAGATGCTGACCAAGTAG
- the priA gene encoding bifunctional 1-(5-phosphoribosyl)-5-((5-phosphoribosylamino)methylideneamino)imidazole-4-carboxamide isomerase/phosphoribosylanthranilate isomerase PriA: MNPNDRLELLPAVDVANGQAVRLVQGEAGSETGYGDPVEAALAWQEAGAEWLHLVDLDAAFGRGNNFDVLQRVSQALDLKIEMSGGIRDDESLDRALKLEPTRINLGTAALENPEWTRRVIAEHGDLIAVGLDVRGTTLAARGWTQEGGDLWEVLDRLNADGCSRFVVTDVTKDGTLQGPNTELLAEVAQRTDKPVVASGGISSLADLEALRAMVPRGVEGTIVGKALYAGKFTLVEALDVAGRPE, from the coding sequence ATGAATCCGAATGATCGCCTGGAGCTCTTGCCCGCGGTCGACGTCGCCAACGGCCAGGCCGTGCGACTCGTCCAAGGGGAGGCCGGATCCGAAACGGGGTACGGCGACCCCGTGGAAGCGGCGCTGGCGTGGCAGGAGGCGGGTGCCGAATGGCTGCACCTGGTGGACCTGGACGCAGCTTTCGGTCGCGGCAACAACTTCGATGTGCTTCAGCGAGTCTCGCAGGCCCTGGACCTTAAAATCGAGATGTCCGGAGGCATCAGGGACGACGAATCACTGGATCGGGCTTTGAAGCTCGAACCAACCCGGATCAACCTGGGCACAGCGGCTTTGGAAAATCCGGAGTGGACCAGGCGCGTGATCGCAGAACACGGTGACCTCATCGCGGTCGGACTAGACGTCCGTGGGACCACCCTTGCGGCCCGCGGTTGGACTCAGGAAGGCGGGGATCTCTGGGAGGTCCTGGACCGGCTCAATGCCGATGGTTGTTCACGTTTTGTGGTCACCGACGTTACCAAGGACGGAACCCTGCAGGGGCCGAACACCGAATTGTTGGCGGAAGTCGCGCAACGGACGGACAAACCCGTCGTCGCTTCGGGCGGGATCTCGTCGCTCGCCGACCTCGAGGCCCTCCGCGCTATGGTTCCCCGCGGTGTCGAAGGGACCATCGTCGGAAAGGCGCTGTACGCCGGGAAGTTCACTCTCGTCGAGGCCCTCGACGTCGCGGGTCGCCCCGAATAG
- a CDS encoding DUF1844 domain-containing protein: MTNNPSSQDSTSGEHPQETYRFDEAAAATQNTSGSEPTPEDIEAIGQQMRDIADVAAVEVITTSAVHMMSAAAVKCGLAAEEDAAEVKDLDEARKLITALAGLVTAAAPEIGSQHAGPLRDGLRSLQLAFREASIAPDAPGQGPGEKFTGPVF; encoded by the coding sequence ATGACCAACAATCCTTCATCCCAGGACTCGACTTCAGGTGAGCACCCGCAGGAAACGTACAGATTCGACGAGGCTGCTGCGGCGACCCAGAACACCTCAGGTTCTGAACCCACACCTGAGGACATCGAGGCCATAGGCCAGCAGATGCGCGATATCGCCGATGTCGCGGCCGTCGAAGTCATCACCACTTCAGCCGTGCACATGATGAGTGCCGCAGCCGTCAAGTGCGGTCTGGCCGCCGAGGAAGACGCGGCTGAGGTCAAGGACCTCGATGAGGCGCGCAAACTCATCACGGCGCTCGCAGGTTTGGTAACCGCTGCCGCCCCCGAAATCGGGTCGCAGCATGCCGGTCCGCTGCGCGACGGCCTTCGCTCGTTGCAACTTGCATTCCGCGAAGCGTCGATCGCTCCAGACGCGCCGGGCCAGGGGCCGGGCGAAAAATTCACCGGCCCCGTCTTCTGA
- a CDS encoding RNA methyltransferase encodes MDIFETLSRERTLINPAADRVKDIAALARPRTRAKRELFMVEGPQGVREALAAHRDHPVLDAIYVTEAALEKHPGLGDAIAAAEGSSAPSAGGKRRKVFIRLVTDEVLAAMSDALTPQGVIAVAHVEPSLGNSPWAVGHDPGLIAAMVRVQDPGNVGTLIRASDAAGADAAITTKGSVDVLNPKTVRSTAGSMFHLPVMVGMEIHELVGKARKSGMMVLAADGYGDHSLDDLSDAAAQARVEKRKDSPADGIDLRRPTLWLFGNEAQGLTDEEKNLADARVAVPVYGRAESLNVGTAATVCLYSSARARRP; translated from the coding sequence GTGGATATTTTCGAGACGCTCTCACGCGAGCGCACCCTGATCAACCCGGCCGCCGATCGTGTCAAAGACATCGCTGCTCTGGCTCGCCCGCGGACCCGGGCCAAAAGAGAGCTGTTCATGGTCGAAGGGCCTCAGGGAGTCCGTGAGGCCCTGGCCGCTCATCGGGACCATCCCGTGCTCGATGCCATCTACGTCACCGAGGCGGCCCTGGAGAAGCATCCCGGTTTGGGGGATGCGATCGCGGCGGCCGAGGGGAGCTCGGCTCCCTCGGCCGGCGGCAAACGCCGCAAGGTTTTCATACGGCTAGTAACCGATGAGGTTCTCGCTGCGATGTCCGATGCCTTGACTCCTCAGGGCGTGATCGCTGTGGCGCACGTTGAGCCCAGCCTCGGCAACAGTCCGTGGGCTGTCGGTCATGATCCCGGGCTGATCGCTGCAATGGTGCGTGTACAGGATCCGGGTAACGTCGGCACGCTGATCCGTGCCTCCGATGCAGCCGGCGCGGACGCCGCGATCACGACCAAGGGCAGCGTCGACGTTCTGAATCCGAAGACGGTCCGCTCCACAGCCGGTTCGATGTTTCACCTGCCTGTCATGGTCGGCATGGAGATCCACGAGCTCGTCGGCAAGGCACGCAAGAGCGGCATGATGGTTTTGGCCGCTGATGGCTATGGCGACCACAGTTTGGATGACCTGTCCGACGCAGCTGCCCAAGCTCGGGTGGAGAAACGAAAGGACTCCCCGGCCGATGGCATCGATCTCCGACGGCCCACACTGTGGCTCTTCGGCAATGAAGCGCAAGGCCTGACGGATGAGGAAAAGAACCTGGCCGACGCCCGAGTCGCCGTTCCTGTCTACGGACGCGCCGAATCCCTGAACGTTGGGACAGCGGCGACAGTTTGCCTCTATTCGAGCGCACGAGCCAGGCGACCGTAG
- a CDS encoding quinone oxidoreductase, producing the protein MTTVVAPVSGGPQVLVDQQAPVPDPSATQLLVRNVATGVNFIETYQRSGVYDVKYPFTPGSEAVGVVVAAGSSVTHARVGDRIATSQALATYSEYFLVEDDKAVKLPEGIDPKDAACLPLQGVTAHYLVRSTYPVSASDTVLFHAGAGGVGGLAIQLIKNLGAKVIATVSTDEKEEIARRHGADHVVRYEHFADEVRELTDGRGVDVVYDSVGKATFEDSLTTLRPRGVAVLFGGASGQVPPFDLQRLNAMGSLYVTRPSIGAYLRDRRELEWRMSELFDDVLAGRLKVSLDATFALAEAARAHQYLEDRKTRGKVLLQP; encoded by the coding sequence ATGACAACCGTTGTTGCGCCGGTGAGCGGTGGTCCACAGGTCTTGGTGGATCAGCAGGCTCCCGTCCCGGACCCATCGGCAACCCAATTGTTGGTGAGGAACGTCGCTACGGGAGTCAACTTCATCGAGACTTACCAGCGCTCCGGTGTCTACGACGTGAAGTACCCATTCACGCCCGGAAGCGAAGCAGTTGGCGTGGTTGTGGCCGCCGGATCCAGTGTGACCCACGCTCGAGTCGGCGATCGGATCGCCACCAGCCAGGCCTTGGCCACCTACTCTGAATACTTCCTGGTCGAAGACGACAAGGCAGTCAAGCTTCCTGAAGGAATAGATCCGAAGGACGCCGCGTGTCTCCCGCTTCAGGGTGTGACCGCGCATTACCTGGTGCGTTCGACCTACCCTGTGAGTGCGTCGGACACGGTGTTATTTCACGCAGGCGCGGGCGGAGTAGGTGGTTTGGCGATACAGCTCATCAAGAATCTGGGGGCCAAGGTCATCGCGACAGTCTCTACGGATGAGAAGGAAGAGATCGCTCGTCGTCACGGAGCAGACCACGTGGTCCGGTACGAGCATTTCGCGGATGAGGTTCGTGAGCTGACCGACGGCCGCGGAGTGGACGTCGTGTACGACTCTGTCGGCAAGGCAACGTTCGAGGATTCCTTGACGACGCTCCGACCTCGAGGGGTCGCGGTTCTCTTCGGAGGTGCAAGCGGACAGGTACCGCCTTTCGATCTCCAGCGACTCAATGCGATGGGCTCGTTGTATGTGACGCGTCCGTCGATAGGAGCGTATTTGAGGGATCGGAGAGAACTCGAATGGCGCATGAGCGAGCTATTCGACGATGTTCTGGCTGGACGATTGAAGGTCAGCCTGGACGCAACCTTTGCCTTGGCCGAAGCCGCCCGGGCCCACCAGTATCTGGAAGATCGAAAGACTCGAGGCAAGGTATTGTTGCAGCCTTAA
- the pheS gene encoding phenylalanine--tRNA ligase subunit alpha, with amino-acid sequence MTETSPDSAASSSGPDPVLEDMVGVLENDPEQGLERVREAFAAEVSQALESIESRTPDFEALKHVRLRFTGEKSGVSAANRQMRSLSNQHKKEIGKLLGQARGRITQALEARNEVLENEHAERILVEESVDVTAGSGHRCIGGRHPVTLLQEQATDIFVSMGWEVEDGPEVESEWFNFDSLNFKPDHPARELQDTFFVDPAKAHLVLRTHTSPVQMRALHKRELPLYIVCPGRVYRTDELDSTHTPVFHQIEGLAVDRGLTMADLKGTLEHFARQMFGPEAKIRLRPNYFPFTEPSAEMDVWHPDAKGGPQWIEWGGCGMVHPNVLRAGGVDPDQYSGFAFGMGIERTLMFRNGVPDMRDMIEGDIRFSEHFGMEI; translated from the coding sequence ATGACTGAAACGTCGCCGGACAGCGCCGCATCGTCGTCGGGACCTGATCCGGTCCTTGAAGACATGGTGGGCGTCCTGGAAAACGATCCTGAACAGGGTTTGGAGCGCGTCCGCGAGGCATTCGCTGCGGAGGTATCCCAAGCCCTCGAGAGCATCGAGAGCCGAACCCCGGATTTCGAAGCACTCAAGCACGTTCGGCTTCGATTTACCGGCGAAAAGTCGGGCGTGAGCGCTGCGAACCGCCAAATGCGTTCGTTGTCGAATCAGCATAAGAAGGAAATCGGCAAATTGCTGGGCCAGGCGCGCGGCAGGATCACCCAAGCGCTCGAGGCTCGGAATGAGGTGCTGGAAAACGAACATGCGGAACGGATCCTTGTCGAGGAATCTGTTGACGTCACGGCCGGTTCCGGGCACCGGTGCATCGGCGGACGCCACCCGGTGACGCTGCTTCAAGAACAGGCGACTGACATCTTCGTGTCGATGGGCTGGGAAGTCGAGGACGGACCCGAGGTCGAATCCGAGTGGTTCAACTTCGATTCCTTGAACTTCAAGCCGGACCACCCTGCCCGCGAATTGCAGGACACCTTCTTCGTTGATCCCGCGAAGGCCCACTTGGTGCTTCGCACCCACACATCGCCGGTCCAGATGAGGGCTCTGCACAAACGCGAATTGCCGCTTTACATTGTCTGCCCAGGCCGGGTTTACCGGACGGATGAACTGGACTCAACGCATACGCCGGTGTTCCACCAGATTGAAGGACTCGCGGTGGATCGTGGGCTGACGATGGCTGATCTCAAAGGTACGCTCGAGCACTTCGCCCGTCAGATGTTCGGGCCCGAAGCGAAGATCAGGCTTCGCCCCAATTATTTCCCTTTCACGGAGCCTTCGGCCGAAATGGATGTTTGGCATCCGGACGCCAAAGGCGGGCCGCAGTGGATCGAGTGGGGTGGTTGCGGAATGGTTCACCCGAACGTCTTGCGCGCTGGGGGAGTCGACCCGGACCAATACTCCGGATTCGCATTCGGTATGGGCATCGAGCGGACCCTGATGTTCCGCAATGGCGTACCGGACATGCGGGACATGATCGAAGGCGATATCCGCTTCAGCGAGCATTTTGGGATGGAGATTTAA
- the infC gene encoding translation initiation factor IF-3 produces MSDPRINDRIRVPEVRLVGPSGEQVGIVRVEDALRLARESDLDLVEVAPSAKPPVCKLMDFGKYKYEAAVKARESRRNQTNTVLKEIRFRLKIDDHDYETKVGHAKRFLAAGDKVKAMIQFRGREQQRPEMGVRLLERMADDLAEVGAVESNPRQDGRNMVMVIGPLRNKAEARAQARRDQKNQQGGGRKTRERVDTSNAEPVTNSMADAMPAELKDQAKGQESETSATPKPSSSAE; encoded by the coding sequence ATTAGCGATCCACGTATCAATGACCGTATCCGCGTCCCGGAAGTCCGCCTGGTAGGCCCAAGCGGTGAACAGGTTGGGATTGTCCGCGTAGAAGACGCCCTGCGTCTGGCGCGCGAATCGGATCTTGATCTGGTCGAGGTAGCACCGTCCGCCAAGCCGCCGGTATGCAAGCTCATGGACTTCGGCAAGTACAAGTACGAAGCCGCGGTCAAAGCGCGCGAGTCTCGTCGGAACCAGACGAACACGGTGCTCAAAGAGATCCGTTTCCGTCTGAAGATCGATGACCACGACTACGAAACCAAGGTGGGGCACGCCAAGCGTTTCCTGGCCGCAGGTGACAAAGTCAAGGCCATGATTCAGTTCCGCGGTCGCGAGCAGCAGCGCCCCGAAATGGGCGTCCGGCTTCTCGAGCGCATGGCTGACGATCTGGCAGAGGTAGGGGCCGTCGAGTCCAACCCCCGCCAGGACGGCCGCAATATGGTCATGGTTATCGGACCATTGCGTAACAAGGCTGAGGCACGTGCCCAGGCACGCCGCGATCAGAAGAACCAGCAGGGCGGTGGCCGCAAGACGCGTGAGCGCGTGGACACCAGCAATGCGGAGCCGGTGACCAACAGCATGGCAGATGCCATGCCTGCCGAGCTCAAAGATCAAGCCAAGGGGCAGGAAAGCGAGACTTCGGCCACACCGAAGCCCAGTTCCTCCGCAGAGTAA
- the pheT gene encoding phenylalanine--tRNA ligase subunit beta, producing MRIPLSWLREYAPLPAGASAEYLMETLVKVGLEEEDVHRPSDEISGPIVVGQVLTMEPEEHSNGKTVNWCSVRVVPEGQSQELTGEGIDPSGVQGIVCGAHNFKPGDKVVVTLPGAVLPGDFRITPRQTYGHVSAGMIASVRELGIGDDHDGILVLSTLGLDPEPGTDALSLLGLDDEAAEINVTPDRGYAFSIRGVAREYCHAVNEKFTDPAEALDQRAPHGNDAGYPVRISDESPIHDRQGATRFVARTVADVDPEAPTPTWMSSRLRLAGIRSISLPVDISNYVMLEYGQPLHFYDADRLTGEIQVRRAQSGESLTTLDGKERKLDPEDLLITDESGPIGLAGVMGGATTEVTGSTSRILIEAARFEEVSIARTRRRHKLPSEASKRFERGVDPLVCAAAAQRAVELLEELAGGRSEQGVTDVFEHYYPHEIHMGVDYPGKRVGMDFPQEDVVRILEDIGAEVTQTGGVLQVTAPSWRPDLSEAEDLAEEIARLSGYEKIPSTLPVPPSGKGLTVEQSVRRRCLNALAAAGLTEVASYPFVSEADNALFGTPETDQRVAAIKLENPISEALGYLQTSLLPGLVQVLKRNHSRGFRDLALYETALVFHPKEHLGTQRIPAVGIKPGAGVLADLNAGLPQQPRHIAAILTGNDAQPSPGITPRPYDWQDALDVARMIADSAGVKIEIRQGRHQAFHPGRTAELMDSEGHHLGFAGELHPQVLKNLDLPERTVAMEMDFTQLVSHAGKPVTAEPISGYPAVSQDVALVVDSDLPASEILTTLREGSGELLEDVRVFDDYRGQGIQEHKKSLACAMRFRAQDRTLTNDEASEAREAAIELASQRHGAVLRG from the coding sequence ATGCGTATTCCTCTTTCGTGGCTGCGCGAGTATGCGCCCCTCCCTGCGGGTGCCTCAGCGGAGTACCTCATGGAGACCCTCGTTAAGGTTGGGCTTGAAGAAGAAGACGTCCACCGTCCGTCGGACGAGATTTCGGGACCAATTGTGGTCGGTCAGGTGCTGACCATGGAACCGGAGGAACACTCGAACGGCAAGACCGTGAACTGGTGTTCCGTTCGCGTTGTGCCTGAGGGCCAGTCGCAGGAGCTCACCGGCGAAGGCATTGACCCTTCGGGTGTTCAGGGCATAGTCTGCGGAGCCCACAACTTCAAACCGGGGGACAAGGTCGTCGTGACCCTGCCGGGCGCCGTGTTACCGGGAGATTTCCGGATTACGCCTCGTCAGACGTACGGACATGTTTCTGCGGGCATGATCGCTTCTGTGCGTGAGCTCGGAATCGGCGACGACCACGACGGTATCCTGGTTCTCTCGACGTTGGGACTCGACCCGGAACCGGGAACCGACGCTCTCTCACTGCTCGGTCTCGACGACGAAGCCGCGGAGATCAACGTGACTCCAGATCGCGGATATGCCTTTTCGATCCGTGGTGTTGCCCGCGAGTACTGCCACGCCGTCAACGAAAAATTCACGGATCCTGCGGAAGCTTTGGACCAGCGGGCGCCCCACGGAAACGACGCGGGTTACCCGGTTCGGATCAGCGACGAGTCGCCGATCCACGATCGGCAAGGAGCGACCCGATTCGTTGCCCGAACCGTGGCCGACGTTGACCCTGAAGCTCCGACGCCGACGTGGATGTCCTCACGTCTTCGACTTGCCGGAATCCGGTCGATCTCCTTGCCGGTGGATATTTCAAATTACGTCATGTTGGAATATGGACAGCCGCTGCACTTCTACGATGCCGATCGATTGACCGGTGAGATCCAAGTCCGCCGTGCACAGTCCGGGGAATCCCTCACGACCCTCGACGGCAAAGAGCGAAAACTCGATCCGGAAGATCTGTTGATCACCGACGAGTCAGGTCCTATCGGCCTGGCCGGGGTCATGGGTGGTGCCACAACTGAGGTGACCGGCTCAACCAGCCGCATCCTCATCGAGGCCGCGCGTTTCGAGGAGGTATCGATCGCCAGGACCCGGCGCCGTCACAAGCTTCCGTCCGAAGCATCGAAACGGTTTGAACGCGGAGTCGATCCTCTCGTCTGTGCTGCGGCCGCCCAACGGGCAGTCGAGCTCTTGGAGGAGCTGGCTGGTGGACGATCGGAACAGGGCGTGACGGACGTCTTCGAGCACTATTACCCGCATGAAATTCACATGGGAGTCGATTACCCGGGCAAAAGGGTCGGCATGGACTTCCCTCAGGAGGACGTCGTCCGAATCCTCGAAGACATCGGGGCGGAGGTCACCCAGACCGGGGGCGTCCTGCAGGTCACGGCACCTTCGTGGCGCCCCGATCTCAGCGAGGCGGAAGACCTCGCCGAGGAAATCGCTCGGTTGTCGGGTTACGAGAAGATCCCCTCGACTCTGCCGGTCCCTCCGAGCGGCAAAGGACTCACCGTCGAACAATCCGTGCGCCGTCGCTGCCTCAACGCGCTCGCGGCGGCCGGGCTGACCGAGGTCGCCTCGTACCCGTTCGTGAGCGAGGCCGACAACGCGCTTTTCGGGACCCCGGAGACAGATCAACGTGTGGCCGCGATCAAACTGGAGAATCCGATCAGTGAGGCCCTGGGCTACCTTCAAACCTCGCTTTTGCCGGGTTTGGTTCAGGTCCTCAAACGTAATCATTCTCGTGGATTCCGCGACTTGGCACTTTACGAGACGGCCCTTGTCTTCCACCCCAAGGAGCACCTGGGCACTCAACGCATCCCGGCAGTGGGTATCAAGCCGGGCGCAGGAGTCCTTGCCGACCTCAATGCGGGACTGCCTCAGCAGCCGCGTCATATCGCCGCGATTCTGACCGGGAACGATGCTCAGCCTTCCCCGGGTATCACCCCTCGTCCCTACGACTGGCAGGACGCGCTCGATGTGGCCCGCATGATCGCGGATTCGGCCGGAGTAAAGATCGAAATACGCCAGGGACGGCACCAGGCGTTTCATCCCGGCAGGACCGCGGAACTCATGGATTCGGAAGGCCATCATCTGGGGTTCGCCGGAGAGCTGCACCCGCAAGTGCTCAAGAACTTGGATCTGCCCGAGCGGACCGTGGCCATGGAGATGGACTTCACTCAATTGGTCAGTCACGCAGGCAAACCGGTAACGGCCGAGCCGATCTCCGGGTACCCCGCTGTTTCCCAGGACGTCGCGCTCGTCGTGGACTCAGATCTGCCGGCGTCGGAAATCCTGACCACTTTGCGGGAGGGATCCGGAGAGTTGTTGGAGGATGTTCGAGTCTTCGACGACTACCGTGGTCAAGGTATCCAGGAACATAAGAAATCTCTGGCGTGCGCGATGCGCTTCCGAGCGCAGGACCGTACGCTGACCAACGACGAAGCCAGCGAGGCACGAGAGGCCGCGATCGAGCTAGCGTCACAACGCCACGGGGCCGTTCTGCGCGGGTAA
- a CDS encoding cation diffusion facilitator family transporter, with product MADNGGNKAIFAALGANFGIAILKFGAYLLTKSSSMLAESIHSLADTGNQILLLIGGKASRKKADKEHPFGHGQNRYIYAFLVSIVMFSLGGLFSLYEAWEKWHEPHAIESWAWVPIVVLVGSILLEGRSFLVANKQAQQNRGRRSWLGYLRAAKSPELPVVMLEDSAAVTGLVLALVGVVMTVVTGDGRWDAAGSGAIGVLLVVVAVFLAVEIKSLLVGESANPESERKIREAITQQADTDLIHLKTMHLGPEEILVAAKIAVAGNVSTVGLVDAINATEARIRDAVPEARVIYIEPDIYRENYVSTGPESDDGPGTRED from the coding sequence ATGGCTGACAACGGCGGAAACAAAGCGATATTTGCGGCGCTAGGCGCCAACTTCGGTATAGCGATCCTGAAGTTCGGGGCGTACTTGCTGACCAAGTCCTCGTCCATGCTCGCGGAATCGATCCATTCCCTGGCGGACACCGGAAACCAGATCTTGCTCCTCATCGGTGGGAAAGCTTCCAGGAAAAAGGCCGACAAAGAGCATCCCTTCGGCCACGGACAGAATCGTTACATCTATGCTTTTCTGGTCTCGATCGTCATGTTCAGCCTCGGCGGGCTCTTCTCGTTGTACGAGGCTTGGGAGAAATGGCACGAACCCCACGCCATCGAATCGTGGGCGTGGGTCCCGATCGTGGTTCTCGTGGGCTCGATTCTGCTTGAAGGCCGCTCGTTCCTCGTCGCAAACAAACAGGCTCAGCAGAACCGCGGACGTCGTAGTTGGCTGGGCTACCTGCGCGCTGCCAAGTCCCCGGAGCTGCCCGTCGTGATGCTCGAGGACTCGGCCGCCGTAACCGGCCTTGTCCTGGCCCTGGTGGGGGTGGTGATGACGGTCGTTACCGGCGACGGTCGCTGGGATGCGGCAGGTTCGGGGGCGATCGGAGTTCTCTTGGTCGTCGTTGCAGTGTTCCTCGCTGTGGAGATCAAATCCCTGCTGGTCGGGGAGTCCGCCAACCCGGAATCGGAACGCAAAATCCGGGAGGCTATCACCCAGCAGGCCGATACCGATCTGATCCACCTCAAAACGATGCACCTCGGCCCGGAGGAGATTCTGGTGGCCGCCAAAATCGCCGTTGCTGGAAACGTGAGCACCGTAGGTCTTGTGGATGCCATCAACGCAACGGAAGCCAGGATCAGAGACGCGGTACCAGAAGCTCGTGTCATTTACATCGAGCCGGATATCTATCGAGAGAATTACGTGTCCACTGGGCCCGAAAGCGACGACGGGCCAGGCACAAGAGAGGACTGA
- a CDS encoding SseB family protein — MADKKDLPAHIQAQLASAGRETDTGGQPWKGRDLGEGTSHTHQYPRDDGRTPAELADALKRFSRGEAPEEFVVDAMAGIRLFAPVLAELSQSHITETGLVSDKESDMALVSIQAPDGRKALPVFSNVDALTSWHEKARPVAADSRKIALSAVEDENQMLVLNPGTDLTFVVRRPAMWAIAKGKRWRPAYSDPAVLEALQECGVAEPNIATVNMAPGRGVGCRDADGHILPGGGPGPELSIELSIRPGLDQQELDDVVQGFQNRFSTHEILAERVDSADIRLRAASA; from the coding sequence ATGGCCGACAAAAAAGATCTGCCCGCGCACATTCAGGCCCAATTGGCCAGCGCCGGTCGGGAAACGGACACCGGTGGTCAACCCTGGAAGGGTCGGGACTTGGGGGAGGGGACCTCCCACACCCATCAGTACCCCAGGGATGACGGTAGGACACCGGCAGAACTCGCGGACGCTCTGAAGCGTTTCTCGCGAGGAGAAGCGCCAGAGGAATTCGTGGTAGACGCCATGGCCGGAATTCGGCTCTTTGCACCGGTACTGGCCGAGTTGTCCCAATCACACATCACCGAAACGGGTCTGGTCTCGGACAAGGAATCGGATATGGCGCTCGTGAGCATCCAAGCTCCCGACGGACGCAAGGCCTTGCCGGTATTTTCCAACGTGGATGCTTTGACCTCGTGGCATGAAAAAGCGCGGCCTGTGGCCGCTGATTCCCGAAAAATTGCATTGTCAGCGGTTGAGGACGAAAACCAGATGCTCGTGCTCAATCCAGGAACCGATCTGACCTTCGTGGTTCGCAGACCGGCCATGTGGGCGATAGCCAAGGGGAAACGGTGGCGTCCGGCGTACTCCGATCCGGCTGTGCTCGAAGCTCTTCAGGAGTGCGGTGTTGCGGAACCGAACATTGCCACGGTCAACATGGCGCCCGGAAGAGGAGTTGGCTGCCGCGACGCTGATGGCCACATTTTGCCGGGCGGTGGACCGGGCCCCGAATTGAGCATCGAACTTTCGATTCGACCGGGTCTGGACCAGCAGGAACTCGACGACGTCGTGCAAGGGTTCCAAAACAGGTTTTCTACCCATGAAATTCTGGCGGAGCGAGTCGACTCTGCCGACATCCGCTTGCGTGCGGCGTCAGCTTGA